The nucleotide sequence ATGTTTTTCACCAggaacataaagaaaaaaagactataaatcacaaataattacattctCCACATTATAGAGAGGTTGACATACAATACTGTGTGATACATTCTCAATTAAGCTGTAAAATCCTTTGGATCAACGTACCAATACCTTTATAACAAAACCATTCAAATCCCCTTTTCTGCAAAAGACAAAGGTGATATTTCTTATTCAGGCTTAAGctttttttctccttcctttCCTGCACTCCTTACTTTCTGTTCTTGCACTCAAGCAGTTGCACTGTCTAATTGAACTCTGTAAAGTCCCTGCAGATGCCCCGTACGATGGGCTGCTGGAACTGTGCCAGGCCGGTGAACTCGCGAGTGAAAAACACATGGCTTTCCTTGGGCTCGGACGCCATCGCCTTCAGATCTTCCATCGGAGCCCAAGCTACCCCCACTGTAAACACAGTGATTCCTGTGAAGAAACAATTAGAACATGGTCAAGATTTCATCACTCATGTTTACTTTGTAAATGCAGTATTGATATTTTGTGCATTAGAGATAAAGTACATTTTAGAGCTCTTAAATGTTCTAGAACTTCAGACCCAGGGACCCCCACCTACGCCCTTACCACCTCATGGACCATCACTATAAAAATAAGACTTGATTTTGTTGGTAACCCTTAATTATAACTTTAAATAAGGACATGATCTTCTCTACCGACCCCCTGGTCCCTCAGGGGCCTGCAAACCCAGGTTCTAAATGAAATGTCAATGTAAAAAGCGTACCCTCCCTCTGGGCGGCCATAGCCGGCCCTCTCACATCATCGTAAGACTGTCCatcagtgatgatgatgaggaaatTCCTGTTGGGGCCTGTGCGGGGTTTAAAGAGACTCCGCACTGCAAAGTTGATGGCGTCTCCCGTCGCCGTTCCTCCGCTCATGTATGGGATGTTCTGCAGAGCCCTCAGAGCATTATCTTTTGTGGTGTGGTCATTGAAGTTGAACTCCATCCTTTGGTCGTAGGTGAACTGAATGGCACCGATGCGAGAGCCGATGTCAGAGATGTCAAAGTTGCGCACGATAGAGACAAGAAGGTCCAGAACGAGCCGAAAGTTCCCATCACCTACGCTGCTGGAGCCATCGATCAGGAAGCCCAGGTTCACTGAGTTATAGCATGTCTTGCTGCAGAGCATCTGATCAATGGAGCAAAGTTTATGAGCTAGTGGCTTCACAAACTTGTTGGTGCTGAACCAGCTGGGCATGGTGAAGGTGAAGAACTCGTTGTCCTTGCACACCGCCTGTCAGATATATGTCGGTATAAATGGATTTCAGAAAAACTCAGATGTTACcgaaaaagattgtttttttttctccatgaattCATATGTGAAACATCTTACCTTTCTCATGAAGTCTTGCTCGCTCACCAGGCTCATCTCCTCAGGAGCAGGTTTGGCGACAGACACAAAGAAGATGTTAATACCAGACTCTCTGGCTAAAATTGCTGCCTCCTCCACATTATCAGAAGGCCACCCATCGACAAACACCACAATGATCCGTGGGTAACCTCTCCGAACACCAAAATCCGGATTGAAGAAGTTCCTCACAGTGTGTAGTATGGCCTTACCTGTGCAAAAGGCAATAACTCAAGTCTGCCCAGTTCTGCTTACTGAAGCCAAAGCATCTTCAATAATAAATCAATCCAACTAAAGCCATTATGTGTCAGAGATATAAGGAATGAGTTTAACACAAGATATTCTATAATGACACTAACTATGACATGCTGTCAACTATCAAACAAAAGCATACTGACtgtaaaaacaagttaaaaaaacagtaatgcatttacagtaatgcatttacaaCGGAAGTCTATGGGGCAAGGCATTTTAAAGGTTTCAAAGCACAAACGGGAAAATTTTTGCATGCTACATTGTTATACCAGTACGTAGCAACAAGTGGCtctctttttaaattattgattaatttattccaACAGTTCCACAAAACTTGATTccttcaggaacaaaacaaataGCTGCATTTGagtaattgaatcattcactcaaccagtttgtttaaaaaattgctCTTTCGTTCAGGAATGTttatgactgttttatttttataatgttttattttgcaaaaataggCAAAGTTGCTGTTCctttcatattgactttaaatgtttaaagagtAGTTCAGtccaaaattaaattctgtcaccatttatgCATTATTGAAGTCAGTGGGCACCAGCaacttcttcaaaatatcttcttttatgtttaacacaGGAAGGAAATACATaccggtttggaacaacttaagggtgagaaaatgacagacttttcatctTTGAATGAACTGTCTTGTAGTTGTACTTTCAAAACTGTGTATTTTAACATGTTCTGAGACCTACTGATTTCCATTATAAATGCCTTACCGTCACTTTTCCcccgaaaaaaataaaataaataaattagcatgattTAATTGATATGCTCTAGATTCATTTCATCcaatcattcaatcattcatttgaAATGTGAATAGAAGGTGAGCTTGTAGACCTGTATTGGTATTGCCCCCAATGTATGGGATCTCCTTGATGGCAAAAGTCAGATCTTTGGCTGTTGTATAGTTTGACAAGTAGAATTCAGTTCGAGGTGTCTCACtggaaagaaaaacatgaagTTACACTCACTGACAAAGGAAAAAATTGCTAAACAGCCATGTGACAAACAACTAGGATTTGGCCAGATGACCTGGTTTGCACCACTCCTACATGAGGACCTGGCGTTCCAACCTTCAGCATGGCTACAAGCTTACTGACAAAGTTCTTCTGAAGATTATACCGCCGCTGTCCAATGTTGTAGCTCCCATCCAGCAGCAAAGCCATATCGACTGGGCAATCTGGAACAACATTTACACAGCTCTTTCTTGTTATGATCATCATTTTGCTTTGACTAACAATTTAAATTGGATTAGAAAATCAGGTCATACAGACCCCTGTTTGCTGTTGTTGGAGGAGGAGGTTTCTTCACTGTTTTTTTGACTGGTTTCTTGGCTGCAAGGGAGAAGCAGGGATACTCAGTGtagactacatttacatttagacatttagcagacgcttttatccacagTGATTTACAAATGAGACTACACGTCAATTGTTTCCAGTTATTTAAACGCTTGTTACCTGCTCCAGATGCAACATTAGTAGAACTGCTGGTTTGGCTGGACACTTCCAAAGGCAAGCTAATTGTtcctgagaagaagaagaaaatgtaaCCTGATAAATCTGTGTTGATAAACAACTTTAATTCACTTTTATATTCTATacactatattatttatatagatcAACTGGCCACACTTTTCCTAACATTATGACATAGTTATTGAGATTAGTAGCACATCTTTTTTAAACAGCTCCATTATGTTGAGTAAGTGTCTATGTTAAGTTCACCAAGAACAAGGTATTATATGATATTCTGATTACACTAATTctaatattattgttaaaatacaatattaatataattatattgaaattctatagtaaattataaaattatatttttattttgaactgtGCCGAGACAGTGAGTAAACACAATTGTCtataaaactttacatttgtaTACAAATCTacaaattctaaatcaaaacagACTTAGTAATTGTCTCCACTTACTGGCCACAGTGAAAGATGAGCTCCATTGGGACAGGGACTGAGACTGGATGCCATGAGCGTAAGAGCTGAGGTAGTTTGTCCTCCCTTGCAGCCCGTGAACCTCCACAGGTCCACCAGATAGACCTATGATTCCTCTGGATGACAGACAAAAATGTTCCTTGCTTTCTGAGATTCTTACGTGATTCTAGCAAGTAActttatcattatttctgtgattgtACCTGTGTATTGCTGCTCCACATATGCTGGAAATAGAGGCATATACTCCTGAACCAAACACTGACAGACTCCAGAGAGTGCAGTTTGCTGGGCAGAGCACTATCTGACGTGTGTCTGGTAGATCCACCGCACGGGTTCCACAGCTAATTGGTGTCGGAACTAAGAAATGTACAATGTAAGATATTACTCATATAATGATTATGTATCTgtcaattaaaacaaatatgttaCAACTATACAAAActatttgaaaacaatttttcCACAAATGGTCTCTTTACTATTAattcattaatgcaaaataaactaaattaaaagaattaaaaagtgtttgacatttgttacataaaaatgtaaataaagtggccctaatttttaaaaaatatattttcaaaagaaaaaaaagtttcatattttCTCTAATGTAACTcagttacttttatttaatatatatatatatatatataaataatatatataacatatataatatatatatagatataaaaaaattaaaaatggaattcACTGACCATTTAAATCAGATCCAAATGTGCAACAGGTCAAAGACAGAATACCTGTGGGgggaaattaattaaacaatgcaATGAAATCTGTGCATCATGGTAATAATCCAGAATAACACAAGAAATTTTTGGTAACAATCACTTTGAACAAATTAATTTCCTACCTAATACATGAAGTACAGCAAACCACATCGACATGGTTAATGAAGATATCTGTAGAGACAAAAGAACAATATACCATGCAACAATGAATAAACCccatttttcaatcatttttataaaggttttttttttcttcttaaaaattgTCTAAGGCTTTGacattcttcttttttctttgatctgggtgttgtaatatttattttgcgCACAGATGAGAAATCAGATATGATACAGGAAAAATGTAATCTCCCCAGACACATCCATCACAAACAGCTCCTTTGGAACTGCATACTTCAGTTAATCCGCTCACGAAtgagggagaaggagagagagaacgaATGGAGAAGAAAAAATCTAAGTCATATCTGGATATATAAAATTATCTCTATTAAAAAGCACCAAACAGCCAAAAATCATCAAGCTATGAAGATTAAATCCAACTTACAGATATTGTGTAGGATGCTGTTTCCTCAGCTTTAAAagttttatagaaaaaaataatttaattccgTTATGGATGATATTCCAGAGGTGTCTGAATATTGAGGAAAGAGCTAGTCCTTTAAATAATGTCCCCAAAAACCCCAGTGATTCTCTGCTGACATCACAAGAGGCGGGCCTTACATCCAAACCACCTGAAAAGGACATTGTTTTAAATTCTGCAGCTTTTTAGCCGTTTAGATATAATGTGTACTACAGTTTGTAcctatataataacaatattctTTAACACTGTGTAGCCTCATTCAGTCAATGATGGCGAGTAA is from Cyprinus carpio isolate SPL01 chromosome B17, ASM1834038v1, whole genome shotgun sequence and encodes:
- the coch gene encoding cochlin, yielding MSMWFAVLHVLGILSLTCCTFGSDLNVPTPISCGTRAVDLPDTRQIVLCPANCTLWSLSVFGSGVYASISSICGAAIHRGIIGLSGGPVEVHGLQGRTNYLSSYAHGIQSQSLSQWSSSFTVARTISLPLEVSSQTSSSTNVASGAAKKPVKKTVKKPPPPTTANRDCPVDMALLLDGSYNIGQRRYNLQKNFVSKLVAMLKVGTPGPHVGVVQTSETPRTEFYLSNYTTAKDLTFAIKEIPYIGGNTNTGKAILHTVRNFFNPDFGVRRGYPRIIVVFVDGWPSDNVEEAAILARESGINIFFVSVAKPAPEEMSLVSEQDFMRKAVCKDNEFFTFTMPSWFSTNKFVKPLAHKLCSIDQMLCSKTCYNSVNLGFLIDGSSSVGDGNFRLVLDLLVSIVRNFDISDIGSRIGAIQFTYDQRMEFNFNDHTTKDNALRALQNIPYMSGGTATGDAINFAVRSLFKPRTGPNRNFLIIITDGQSYDDVRGPAMAAQREGITVFTVGVAWAPMEDLKAMASEPKESHVFFTREFTGLAQFQQPIVRGICRDFTEFN